TTTCAGTTGAATATCTCTTGCCTCTTGTTCTTCTCTGTCGATATGCGTTAATGTGAGCAGGATTTGTTTTTGCTGTGAGATTCTGTCATGTCTGCCCAGTGTTTCACCGAATTGCTTCATGATTTCCAGTTCAGGCTTTTTCATCGCTGTTCTTTTCCAAATATCATCAAGACAGGTTGTCCAAGCATCCTTTACTGTTGTATCTTCCGTCATCAGCTTTTCGGAAAAGCTCGCAAAGAAATGACTTAAAGGCTGCTGAAGCTGCTCAGATAACCGGCGTGCTGCTTCATGTAACGGTGTATGGCCGTACATAATTTCTGCCTCCAATGACTGCAATGCCGATTTAAGCTGTCTTAGCTGCTTCGGCCGCTCGCTAAATGTCTTGGCTAGTTCCATGCCGCCAAAGCTTGTGGAGGCAAGAATAATAATTGCTCCAACTATTTTCATCATCTATTACATCACCTTCATTTCCTGCACAAGAGCCCTACCTTGTCCATCCTTTATTGCACTGACCGTCCCTGGACCGTTTGCTCTGCTCAGCTCAATATATCGTTCAAAAATCCCTGTTTCGATAATCGGCTTTAATGTTGGTCTGTTTTTAATTTCATCAAATGAAGTTCCATGTGTTGACATCATCAGCTGGATACCTGCATTCACCGCTTCCAGAATCGCCTCTCCATCCTCTTTGCGCCCAACCTCGTCAACGATTAGCACATCAGGGCTCATCGAGCGAATCATCATCATCATTCCTTCCGCCTTTGGGCAGGAATCAAGCACATCTAGTCTCGTCCCGAAGGTCATCTGCGGGATTCCATCCATGCACCCGGCGATTTCCGATCTCTCGTCGACAATCCCGACCTTTAGCGGTCCGATACCAGCCTTGCTGTTCCCTGTTGAAATGATTCTGGCAATATCGCGTAATACTGTTGTTTTTCCAGTTTGCGGGGGTCCGATAATCATCGTATGCAGCCAACGCGAGCCGTTATATAAAAACGGAGCAAAAGGCTCAGCCGCACCGATTTTTTCCTTTGCAATCCGAATATTAAAGGAAGCGACATCCCGAATCGCCTTGACTGCACTGTCTTCGAGGATAACCTTGCCTGCAAGCCCAACGCGATGACCGCCTTCTATAGTGATATAACCTCTCTTAAGCTCTTCTTCTAGTGTATAAACCGAATAATGGCTTAGTTTATGGAGAAGCTGGAGGGCATCCTCACGCGTCATATCCATATCAATAAACCGTACGCCGTCATGGAAGGAAACCTCCAAAGGCCTTCCAATACGGATTCTGATTTCTTCTAGTTGCTCTCGTTCAGCAGGAGTAAGTGTGAGTATAGAATCGGCAATTTTTTTAGGCAAAAATGAATAGAGTGTTTTCACAGCGTTTTTCTCCTTTATAAAGGTTGTCCATCAATCCTAAATCATTAAAACGGATGGCTTACTATGCCACTTACTAGAATGTATGAAAACAAAAACCATAATATGCCTGCCTATTCTTTTAACTGGCGACTAAAATGAAGATTGATTCCAAAAGATATAAGAAACAATTCTTATAAAAGGGGACTAAACGATGAAAAACACAATAATTCGCTGCATTTGTATCGTGATTGCCATATGTACCATTTCCGGGAGCGTTGCTTGTTCAGCAGAGCCAGCAAACGGCGCCCCTAAAAATGTGATTCTTCTGATTGGAGACGGAATGGGAATGGGTCAAATGGAGATTGCCAGTGTTTTTGAGCATGGGAAAAGTGGCGGTTTGTTTTTACAATCCCTGCCATACACAGCTTTAGTTAAAACATATTCTGCCAACAATAATGTGACCGATTCTGCTGCAGGAGGAACAGCAATCGCCATTGGCAAAAAAACAAACAACGGAATGATCGGTCTCACCCCAGACGGTAAAGAACACCCAAGCATACTGGATGTTTTTAAGGAAAATGGGAGCAAGACAGGAATTGTTACGACTAATAGTGTGACAGATGCAACTCCTGCCAGCTTTACAGCTAGTGTTAAAGACAGGTGGGCAGATCAAGAGGAAATTGCCAAACAACAGTTAAAAAATCAGATTGACGTAATTATGGGCGGCGGTTCTATGTATTTTGGAAAAGACGAAGCGCTCGTAAGAAAATATAAAGACCTCGGATATTCTATTGCCACTACGAATGAGGAGCTTGCCAAAATGAAAGGAAGTAAGTTATTAGGTCTATTTGCCAGCAAACATCTCTCCTATAAACAAGATCGGGAAGAATTAAAAAGCAAAGAACCTACTTTATCAGAAATGACGAACAAGACGCTAGAAACTCTCGCAAAGGGAGATAAAGGCTTTTTTGCAGTAATTGAAGGTGCAAGAATTGACCATGCCGCTCACTCCGCCGATTTAACTGGCATTTGGAAGGAAACGGTTGAATTTGATGAAGCTGTTAAATATTGTGTGGAGTGGGCGCAAAAAAGAAACGACACATTAGTACTTGTCGCTGCAGATCACGAAACGATGGGTTTATCGTTGACAGAGCCGTTAGACATAAAAGGGTTGAAGAACATTTCTATAAGTCCTGAATTAATGGCCCAAAAATTACAAAAAGACGAAAAAACGGGCACCTACACGAAAGAAAGCATTCTTTTTGTATTCCAAACATATGCACACATCACGCTAACAGAGGAACAATTAGCTGACTTTAATAAAAAAATTAAAAAGGACAATGGCAAACTCTACCCTGAACAAAAGGTCGGCAGAGAAATCGGGAGAATGATCGCCTCTCATTTTCACGCCGGCTTAATGGATAGACCAACCCAGCAGCTCAGCAGCACAACAGGCGGTCATACAGGCAATATGATTGCTTTGTTCGCAGTTGGCAAAGGTGCAGAGGAATTTCATGGTGTGATTGAAAATACAGATATTCCAAAAATTATAGCCAAATTAAAAGGCTATGATTTTGTTAAGTAAATAAGGAAAAAGGACAATACTTGTCCAAACTTTTACTTTCTGTTTTGAATATCCTATCATGGAGGTGATATCCATGTTTAGGCGGCCAACATCCGTTACCAATGTGAGCAATCCTTTTCGC
This DNA window, taken from Niallia sp. Man26, encodes the following:
- the spoIIIAB gene encoding stage III sporulation protein SpoIIIAB, translating into MMKIVGAIIILASTSFGGMELAKTFSERPKQLRQLKSALQSLEAEIMYGHTPLHEAARRLSEQLQQPLSHFFASFSEKLMTEDTTVKDAWTTCLDDIWKRTAMKKPELEIMKQFGETLGRHDRISQQKQILLTLTHIDREEQEARDIQLKYEKMIKSLGVLSGLLIVILLM
- the spoIIIAA gene encoding stage III sporulation protein AA translates to MPKKIADSILTLTPAEREQLEEIRIRIGRPLEVSFHDGVRFIDMDMTREDALQLLHKLSHYSVYTLEEELKRGYITIEGGHRVGLAGKVILEDSAVKAIRDVASFNIRIAKEKIGAAEPFAPFLYNGSRWLHTMIIGPPQTGKTTVLRDIARIISTGNSKAGIGPLKVGIVDERSEIAGCMDGIPQMTFGTRLDVLDSCPKAEGMMMMIRSMSPDVLIVDEVGRKEDGEAILEAVNAGIQLMMSTHGTSFDEIKNRPTLKPIIETGIFERYIELSRANGPGTVSAIKDGQGRALVQEMKVM
- a CDS encoding alkaline phosphatase; its protein translation is MKNTIIRCICIVIAICTISGSVACSAEPANGAPKNVILLIGDGMGMGQMEIASVFEHGKSGGLFLQSLPYTALVKTYSANNNVTDSAAGGTAIAIGKKTNNGMIGLTPDGKEHPSILDVFKENGSKTGIVTTNSVTDATPASFTASVKDRWADQEEIAKQQLKNQIDVIMGGGSMYFGKDEALVRKYKDLGYSIATTNEELAKMKGSKLLGLFASKHLSYKQDREELKSKEPTLSEMTNKTLETLAKGDKGFFAVIEGARIDHAAHSADLTGIWKETVEFDEAVKYCVEWAQKRNDTLVLVAADHETMGLSLTEPLDIKGLKNISISPELMAQKLQKDEKTGTYTKESILFVFQTYAHITLTEEQLADFNKKIKKDNGKLYPEQKVGREIGRMIASHFHAGLMDRPTQQLSSTTGGHTGNMIALFAVGKGAEEFHGVIENTDIPKIIAKLKGYDFVK